A stretch of Natator depressus isolate rNatDep1 chromosome 2, rNatDep2.hap1, whole genome shotgun sequence DNA encodes these proteins:
- the LOC141981829 gene encoding cathelicidin-2-like, whose translation METCLKVLLILGVVTAAPAPSSSPLPTHEDAVLAAVQLYNQEPDITLAYRLLEAEPQPDWDVSSKTIQPLTFTVQETVCPVKEKRDISQCEFKEDGLVKDCSGFFSTEQDPASVIIKCEEASEEPNIVTRGRWSRFRKRAGRFLRRHKGKIIRAGIGIALG comes from the exons ATGGAGACCTGCCTGAAAGTTCTGCTGATTCTCGGGGTGGTCACAGCAGCCCCCGCGCCATCATCATCCCCTCTGCCAACCCACGAGGATGCGGTTTTAGCTGCAGTTCAGCTCTACAACCAAGAGCCAGATATAACACTGGCCTATCGGCTCCTGGAAGCTGAGCCGCAGCCAGACTGG GATGTGTCTTCAAAAACTATCCAACCGCTGACATTCACTGTTCAAGAGACAGTGTGCCCGGTAAAAGAGAAACGTGACATCAGCCAGTGTGAATTCAAAGAAGATGGG CTGGTCAAAGACTGCTCTGGATTCTTCTCCACTGAACAGGACCCTGCTTCCGTCATTATCAAATGCGAGGAGGCGTCTGAGGAG CCTAATATCGTCACACGGGGCCGCTGGAGTAGATTCAGGAAAAGAGCTGGCAGGTTTCTTCGTCGACATAAAGGGAAAATCATTCGTGCCGGTATAGGTATCGCCCTTGGCTAA
- the LOC141981830 gene encoding cathelicidin-2-like, giving the protein METCLKVLLIVGMVTAAPAPSSSPLPSHKDAVLAAVQLYNQEPGTTLAYRLLEAEPQPDWDMSSKTIQTLRFIVKETVCLVSEKRDINQCEFKEDGLVKDCSGFFSTEKDPPSVIIKCEEASEEPNLVTRSRWKRFWRGAGKFFRQHGLNILTATLKIIG; this is encoded by the exons ATGGAGACCTGCCTGAAAGTCCTGCTGATCGTCGGGATGGTCACAGCAGCCCCCGCGCCATCATCATCCCCTCTGCCAAGCCACAAGGATGCGGTTTTAGCTGCAGTTCAGCTCTACAACCAAGAGCCAGGCACAACACTGGCCTATCGGCTCCTGGAAGCTGAGCCGCAGCCAGACTGG GACATGTCTTCTAAAACTATCCAAACGCTGAGATTTATTGTGAAAGAGACAGTGTGCTTGGTATCAGAGAAACGTGACATCAACCAGTGTGAATTCAAAGAAGACGGG CTGGTCAAAGACTGCTCTGGATTCTTCTCCACTGAAAAGGACCCCCCTTCCGTCATTATCAAATGTGAGGAGGCGTCTGAGGAG CCTAATCTCGTCACACGGAGCCGCTGGAAAAGATTCTGGAGAGGAGCTGGCAAATTTTTTCGTCAGCATGGTTTGAACATCCTTACTGCTACTCTCAAAATAATTGGCTAA